The Halichoerus grypus chromosome 14, mHalGry1.hap1.1, whole genome shotgun sequence genome contains a region encoding:
- the CER1 gene encoding cerberus has translation MCLLLLQLLVLLPLGKAAQQRDGCPSQSSVSPVLLERDRRELPLGNHEDAEEKPDLFVAVPHLIGAGEGQRQREKMLSRFGRFWKKPERDLHPPQDVVPERFPPGTHAVTQPKDGLQMEKSPLREEAKKFWHHFMFRMSPASQGIILPIKSHEVHQETCRTVPFGQTITHEDCEKVVVQNNLCFGKCGAVRFPGATQHPHTFCSHCSPAKFTTMHLQLNCTGLASVVKVVMLVEECQCKMKTEHEHGHLLQAGSQAEFHAQDPFIPGFST, from the exons ATGTGTCTTCTCTTACTTCAGCTGCTGGTGCTCCTGCCTCTAGGGAAGGCTGCACAGCAGCGGGATGGCTGCCCAAGTCAGAGTTCTGTCTCCCCTGTGCTCCTAGAAAGGGATCGCAGGGAGCTCCCCCTTGGCAACCACGAGGATGCTGAGGAGAAGCCAGATCTGTTTGTCGCCGTGCCCCACCTCATAGGTGCAGGAGAaggccagaggcagagagagaagatgcTCTCCAGGTTTGGCAGGTTCTGGAAGAAGCCCGAGAGAGACCTGCACCCACCCCAGGACGTGGTCCCTGAGCGCTTCCCACCTGGTACCCACGCCGTCACTCAGCCAAAAGATGGGCTGCAGATGGAGAAATCTCCCCTTCGGGAAGAGGCCAAGAAATTCTGGCACCACTTCATGTTCAGAATGAGTCCAGCTTCTCAGGGGATCATCCTGCCCATCAAAAGCCACGAAGTACATCAGGAGACCTGTAGGACAGTGCCCTTTGGCCAG ACGATCACCCATGAAGACTGTGAGAAAGTAGTTGTACAGAACAACCTTTGCTTTGGGAAATGTGGGGCCGTTCGTTTTCCTGGAGCTACGCAGCACCCCCACACATTCTGCTCCCACTGCTCACCTGCCAAGTTCACCACGATGCACTTGCAGCTGAACTGCACTGGCCTTGCCTCCGTGGTCaaggtggtgatgctggtggaGGAGTGCCAGTGCAAGATGAAGACTGAGCATGAGCATGgacacctcctccaggcaggctCCCAGGCAGAATTTCATGCCCAGGATCCCTTCATCCCAGGATTTTCCACTTAA